ATGAAGAGGCTGCCGTTCCCGCTATGACTACGGTGGAGCGCGCCGAAATGCTGCTGCAGCAGGATGCGGCTATCTACGCCAAGATCAATGACGGCGCCACCCTGGATGAGGCCGTCGATCCGGGCAATAAGGAATTCGGCCCGCTGGCGCATCCGGAACAGGTGCAGATGCGTGTGGCCAAGCGTGCCATGATGCTTAAGGACGGCATTCAGCCGTACCCGGTGACCTTGGACGTCACCGCCACCATTGAAGAGGTTCGCGCCAAGTATGACGGCAAGCTTGAAGCAGGAGATGAAACCGAAGACGTGGTCGGCATCGCCGGTCGCGTGCTCTTCCTGCGTAACGCCGGTGGCTTGTGCTTCGTGCAGCTTTCCGCTGGCGACGGCACCAAGATCCAGGGCATGATTTCCAAGAAGGAGATTGGCGCCGATTCCTTGAAGCAGTTCAAGCAGCTGGTTGACTTGGGTGATCACCTGTTCATCAAGGGTCGTGTGATTGCCTCCAAGACCGGCGAACTGTCCGTGTTCGCCACCGAATGGGCCATTGCAGCCAAGGCGCTTCAGCCGCTGCCGGCCCTGCACAAGGACCTGAACGAGGATACCCGCACCCGCAAGCCGTACATCGGCATGATCGCCGACGAGAAGATGCGCAACATGGTGCGTAACCGCTCCAAGGCCGTTGCTTCCCTGCGCAAGACCTTCGCCGATCATGACTTCCTCGAGGTCGAGACTCCGATGTTGCAGACCGTGCACGGCGGTGCTGCGGCCCGTCCGTTCACCACGCACATGAACGCGTTCGACCTTGACCTGTATCTGCGTATCGCGCCGGAACTGTTCCTCAAGCGTTGCCTGGTCGGCGGCATCGACCGCGTGTTCGAGATCAACCGTGACTTCCGTAACGAAGGCGTTGACGCCACCCATGCTCCGGAATTTACCATGGTTGAGGCCTATCAGGCTTACGGCAACTACGACACCATCGGCGCGCTCGTCAAGCAGCTCGTGCAAGACACTGCCATGGACGTGTTCGGCACCCACAAGGTGACCCTGCTGGACGGTTCCGAATACGATTTCGGCGGCGA
This window of the Bifidobacterium pseudocatenulatum DSM 20438 = JCM 1200 = LMG 10505 genome carries:
- the lysS gene encoding lysine--tRNA ligase, translated to MSETIESQENQNEEAAVPAMTTVERAEMLLQQDAAIYAKINDGATLDEAVDPGNKEFGPLAHPEQVQMRVAKRAMMLKDGIQPYPVTLDVTATIEEVRAKYDGKLEAGDETEDVVGIAGRVLFLRNAGGLCFVQLSAGDGTKIQGMISKKEIGADSLKQFKQLVDLGDHLFIKGRVIASKTGELSVFATEWAIAAKALQPLPALHKDLNEDTRTRKPYIGMIADEKMRNMVRNRSKAVASLRKTFADHDFLEVETPMLQTVHGGAAARPFTTHMNAFDLDLYLRIAPELFLKRCLVGGIDRVFEINRDFRNEGVDATHAPEFTMVEAYQAYGNYDTIGALVKQLVQDTAMDVFGTHKVTLLDGSEYDFGGEWKTISMYDSLSEALGEEIVPNGGPDNPGTSVEHLGAIADKLGVERDDVENHGKLVEHLWEHFYEDKLFEPTFVRDFPVETSPLVKGHRSKPGVVEKWDLYVRGFELATGYSELNDPVVQRERFVAQAKDALAGDEEACDIDEDFLEALGVGMPPAGGMGMGIDRLLIALTGATIRETITFPLVKPLN